Proteins encoded by one window of Rhodamnia argentea isolate NSW1041297 chromosome 6, ASM2092103v1, whole genome shotgun sequence:
- the LOC115749447 gene encoding uncharacterized protein LOC115749447: MAFWGTRVMEIVKKHDSGGLVWKRIKLTSTRKANAKKRLLRVWQNEAVLKACSEAPPSKTSGLAADATARLEGKNNQVGNEEL, from the exons ATGGCGTTTTGGGGCACTCGAGTGATGGAGATAGTGAAGAAGCACGACTCGGGAGGCCTGGTTTGGAAGAGGATCAAGCTCACCTCCACCCGCAAAGCCAACGCCAAGAAGCGCCTCCTTCGCGTCTGGCAG AATGAGGCTGTCCTCAAGGCATGTTCAGAAGCACCTCCCTCGAAAACTTCTGGGCTTGCTGCTGATGCTACTGCAAGATTAGAAGGAAAGAATAATCAAGTTGGCAATGAAGAATTGTAA
- the LOC115749446 gene encoding NAC domain-containing protein 83 isoform X1 — MEKLNFVKNGVLRLPPGFRFHPTDEELVVQYLKRKVFSFPLPASIIPEVEVCKSDPWDLPGQWDLEQERYFFSTREAKYPNGNRSNRATVSGYWKATGIDRQIVSSRGNQNQVVGMKKTLVFYRGKPPSGCKTDWIMHEYRLVNPEASAPHKIMNLNQSPVEPMESWVLCRIFLKRRSSKNEGENAAACQHLKEAPKSRKNKPVFYDFLTRDLNLAPSSSSSGSSGVTEASSQNNTDDHEESSCNSLRKALKH; from the exons ATGGAGAAGCTGAATTTCGTGAAGAATGGGGTTCTGCGATTGCCTCCTGGGTTTCGGTTCCACCCAACAGACGAAGAGCTCGTGGTTCAGTACCTGAAGAGGAAGGTCTTCTCCTTCCCTCTGCCTGCCTCTATCATCCCTGAAGTCGAAGTCTGCAAGTCCGATCCTTGGGACTTGCCTGGTCAGT GGGATTTGGAACAAGAGAGGTACTTCTTCAGCACGAGGGAGGCCAAGTACCCGAATGGGAACAGGTCCAACAGAGCCACCGTCTCAGGGTACTGGAAGGCCACTGGGATCGACCGACAAATCGTGAGCTCGAGAGGCAATCAAAACCAAGTGGTGGGGATGAAGAAGACCCTCGTCTTCTACAGAGGCAAGCCCCCGAGTGGCTGCAAGACCGATTGGATCATGCATGAGTATCGCCTGGTCAACCCTGAAGCCTCGGCCCCTCACAAGATCATGAACTTAAATCAG AGCCCTGTTGAGCCAATGGAAAGCTGGGTCTTGTGCCGGATATTCTTGAAGAGGAGGAGCTCCAAGAACGAAGGCGAAAACGCAGCCGCTTGCCAGCACCTCAAGGAAGCCCCAAAATCCAGGAAAAACAAGCCTGTGTTCTATGACTTCCTGACCAGGGACTTGAACCTTgctccttcgtcttcttcctctgggTCGAGTGGGGTCACCGAGGCGTCCTCCCAAAACAATACAGATGATCACGAAGAGAGTAGTTGCAATAGCCTCAGAAAAGCTCTAAAGCACTAG
- the LOC115749446 gene encoding NAC domain-containing protein 83 isoform X2, with the protein MEKLNFVKNGVLRLPPGFRFHPTDEELVVQYLKRKVFSFPLPASIIPEVEVCKSDPWDLPGDLEQERYFFSTREAKYPNGNRSNRATVSGYWKATGIDRQIVSSRGNQNQVVGMKKTLVFYRGKPPSGCKTDWIMHEYRLVNPEASAPHKIMNLNQSPVEPMESWVLCRIFLKRRSSKNEGENAAACQHLKEAPKSRKNKPVFYDFLTRDLNLAPSSSSSGSSGVTEASSQNNTDDHEESSCNSLRKALKH; encoded by the exons ATGGAGAAGCTGAATTTCGTGAAGAATGGGGTTCTGCGATTGCCTCCTGGGTTTCGGTTCCACCCAACAGACGAAGAGCTCGTGGTTCAGTACCTGAAGAGGAAGGTCTTCTCCTTCCCTCTGCCTGCCTCTATCATCCCTGAAGTCGAAGTCTGCAAGTCCGATCCTTGGGACTTGCCTG GGGATTTGGAACAAGAGAGGTACTTCTTCAGCACGAGGGAGGCCAAGTACCCGAATGGGAACAGGTCCAACAGAGCCACCGTCTCAGGGTACTGGAAGGCCACTGGGATCGACCGACAAATCGTGAGCTCGAGAGGCAATCAAAACCAAGTGGTGGGGATGAAGAAGACCCTCGTCTTCTACAGAGGCAAGCCCCCGAGTGGCTGCAAGACCGATTGGATCATGCATGAGTATCGCCTGGTCAACCCTGAAGCCTCGGCCCCTCACAAGATCATGAACTTAAATCAG AGCCCTGTTGAGCCAATGGAAAGCTGGGTCTTGTGCCGGATATTCTTGAAGAGGAGGAGCTCCAAGAACGAAGGCGAAAACGCAGCCGCTTGCCAGCACCTCAAGGAAGCCCCAAAATCCAGGAAAAACAAGCCTGTGTTCTATGACTTCCTGACCAGGGACTTGAACCTTgctccttcgtcttcttcctctgggTCGAGTGGGGTCACCGAGGCGTCCTCCCAAAACAATACAGATGATCACGAAGAGAGTAGTTGCAATAGCCTCAGAAAAGCTCTAAAGCACTAG